In the Streptomyces sp. BHT-5-2 genome, one interval contains:
- a CDS encoding serine/threonine dehydratase, whose protein sequence is MPQLTYDEVKSAAARIAGQVRPVSLAPADPDPTGARVWFACEFMQHTGTFKARGAANFTAAHKEAGTMPEAGVVIASGGNAGIACAWAAARHHVPANVFLPQTSPAVKVAGLRALGAQVHQVGTEYSEALEASRGYAARTGALESHAYDHPLIAAGAGTLLEEVAAALPAVDTVVVAAGGGGLFAGTAAAADHRGIRTVVVEPEHSRALNAALRSGAPVPVEVRSVAADALGARLVSQAALDWARHPGTRSVLVPDDAIVDARQQLWDAYRIAVEPAGATALAALRSGAYSPAPGETVCVVLCGANTDPGDLVRR, encoded by the coding sequence ATGCCCCAGCTCACCTACGACGAGGTGAAGTCCGCGGCCGCCCGTATCGCCGGGCAGGTCCGGCCGGTGTCCCTCGCGCCCGCGGACCCGGATCCCACCGGCGCCCGGGTGTGGTTCGCCTGCGAGTTCATGCAGCACACGGGCACCTTCAAGGCCCGCGGCGCGGCCAACTTCACCGCCGCGCACAAGGAAGCCGGCACCATGCCGGAGGCCGGTGTCGTCATCGCCTCCGGTGGCAACGCCGGGATCGCCTGCGCCTGGGCGGCGGCCCGGCACCACGTCCCCGCCAACGTGTTCCTGCCGCAGACCTCCCCCGCGGTGAAGGTGGCCGGGCTCCGGGCCCTCGGCGCGCAGGTGCACCAGGTCGGGACGGAGTACTCCGAGGCCCTGGAGGCGTCCCGCGGGTACGCGGCCCGGACCGGCGCGCTGGAGTCCCACGCCTACGACCACCCCCTGATCGCCGCCGGGGCCGGCACCCTCCTCGAAGAGGTCGCGGCCGCGCTGCCCGCGGTCGACACGGTCGTCGTGGCGGCCGGCGGCGGCGGGCTGTTCGCCGGCACCGCCGCGGCCGCGGACCACCGCGGCATCCGGACCGTGGTCGTCGAACCGGAGCACTCCCGGGCGCTGAACGCCGCGCTCCGGTCCGGGGCCCCGGTCCCCGTCGAGGTCCGTTCCGTCGCCGCCGACGCCCTGGGCGCCCGCCTGGTCTCCCAGGCCGCCCTGGACTGGGCCCGGCACCCCGGCACCCGCTCGGTCCTGGTCCCCGACGACGCGATCGTCGACGCACGCCAACAGCTGTGGGACGCCTACCGCATCGCCGTCGAACCGGCCGGCGCCACTGCCCTCGCGGCCCTGCGGTCCGGCGCCTACTCCCCCGCCCCCGGCGAGACGGTCTGCGTCGTCCTGTGCGGGGCGAACACGGACCCGGGCGACCTCGTCCGACGGTAG
- a CDS encoding YbaK/EbsC family protein, with amino-acid sequence MINSLTTPFGRFDAAWRAIERPELVADPTAAALRGWAGAEPAESVLVVDTDPEKADTAAFCETYDVPLDASANCVIVGARRGQEVTFAACVALATTRVDVNKTVRKHLGARKASFAPMETAVAETGMEYGGITPLGLPADWPVLVDEAVAASPYVLIGSGRRRGKLILPGRFLAQLPRAEVLPRLAG; translated from the coding sequence GTGATCAATTCCCTCACCACACCGTTCGGTCGCTTCGACGCGGCCTGGCGCGCGATCGAGCGTCCCGAGCTGGTGGCGGACCCCACCGCCGCGGCCCTGCGCGGGTGGGCGGGCGCCGAGCCGGCGGAGTCCGTGCTGGTCGTCGACACCGATCCGGAGAAGGCCGACACCGCCGCCTTCTGCGAGACCTACGACGTGCCGCTGGACGCCTCCGCGAACTGCGTGATCGTCGGCGCCAGGCGCGGCCAGGAGGTCACCTTCGCCGCCTGTGTCGCGCTGGCGACCACCCGCGTCGACGTCAACAAGACCGTCCGGAAGCACCTGGGTGCCCGTAAGGCCAGCTTCGCGCCCATGGAGACCGCCGTCGCCGAGACCGGCATGGAGTACGGCGGCATCACTCCGCTCGGCCTGCCGGCGGACTGGCCGGTACTGGTCGACGAGGCGGTCGCGGCCAGCCCGTACGTGCTCATCGGCAGCGGCCGGCGCCGCGGCAAGCTCATCCTCCCCGGCCGCTTCCTGGCCCAGCTGCCGCGGGCCGAGGTCCTCCCCCGGCTGGCCGGCTGA
- a CDS encoding alpha/beta hydrolase — translation MPPSRLFRSTTTAAAAATAALALLISGCSSGTSSAPGGAGSSGHSTEAGADLPASATPLAPLPAAIPAELRPYYDQELSWHDCGVAGFQCATMKAPLDYTKPDPATDLKLAVARKQATGPGARLGSLMVNPGGPGGSAIDYLQQYAPQPAAVRARYDMVAMDPRGVARSEPVECLTDAQMDRYTQTDTTPDNPAEVDQLVTADRDFAKGCEARSGKLLPHVSTIEAARDMDVLRAALGDKRLTYVGASYGTFLGATYAGLFPSRSGRLVLDGAMDPSLDSRAINLQQAAGFNTAFTAFAADCVKKKDCPLGTKSTEDAGRQLSALFKKLDAHPIDTGQERKLTESLATTGVIAAMYDQGAWPLLRKAIAQARAGNGRGLLALSDSYYERDASGHYANQMYANPAVNCLDLPAPFTGPDQVRGALPGFRKASPVFGDNFAWSALSCAYWPVKATGTVHRIEAKGADPIVVVGTTRDPATPYTWAKGLAAQLSSGTLLTYVGDGHTAYGRGSDCIDTAINTYLLEGTPPAKGKRCT, via the coding sequence ATGCCGCCCAGCCGCCTGTTCCGCTCCACCACGACCGCTGCCGCCGCTGCCACCGCGGCCCTCGCCCTGCTGATCTCCGGCTGTTCGTCGGGAACGTCGTCCGCACCCGGTGGCGCCGGTTCGTCGGGCCACTCCACGGAGGCCGGCGCCGACCTCCCGGCGTCCGCCACCCCCCTGGCGCCGCTCCCCGCGGCCATCCCGGCCGAACTCCGCCCGTATTACGACCAGGAGCTGAGCTGGCACGACTGCGGTGTGGCGGGCTTCCAGTGCGCCACGATGAAGGCCCCCCTGGACTACACCAAGCCCGACCCGGCCACCGACCTGAAGCTTGCGGTGGCCCGCAAACAGGCCACCGGCCCCGGGGCCCGGCTCGGCTCCCTCATGGTCAATCCGGGCGGCCCCGGCGGCTCGGCGATCGACTACCTCCAGCAGTACGCGCCCCAGCCGGCCGCGGTCCGCGCGCGGTACGACATGGTCGCCATGGACCCGCGCGGGGTGGCCCGCAGCGAACCGGTCGAATGCCTCACCGACGCCCAGATGGACCGCTACACCCAGACCGACACCACCCCCGACAACCCCGCCGAGGTCGACCAGCTCGTCACCGCCGACCGCGACTTCGCCAAGGGCTGCGAGGCCCGTTCCGGCAAGCTGCTGCCGCACGTCTCCACCATCGAGGCGGCCCGCGACATGGACGTCCTGCGCGCCGCCCTCGGCGACAAGCGGCTGACCTACGTCGGCGCCTCCTACGGCACCTTCCTCGGTGCGACCTATGCCGGCCTCTTCCCGTCCCGCTCCGGCCGCCTGGTCCTCGACGGGGCGATGGACCCGTCGCTGGACTCCCGCGCCATCAACCTCCAGCAGGCCGCCGGCTTCAACACCGCCTTCACCGCGTTCGCCGCCGACTGCGTGAAGAAGAAGGACTGCCCGCTCGGCACCAAGAGCACCGAGGACGCCGGCCGGCAGCTCTCCGCCCTCTTCAAGAAGCTGGACGCCCACCCGATCGACACCGGCCAGGAACGCAAGCTCACCGAGTCCCTCGCCACCACCGGCGTCATCGCCGCGATGTACGACCAGGGCGCCTGGCCCCTGTTGCGCAAGGCCATCGCCCAGGCCCGGGCCGGCAACGGCCGCGGGCTGCTCGCCCTCTCCGACAGCTACTACGAACGCGATGCCTCGGGCCACTACGCGAACCAGATGTACGCCAACCCGGCCGTCAACTGCCTCGACCTCCCGGCTCCCTTCACCGGCCCCGACCAGGTCCGCGGCGCCCTGCCCGGCTTCCGCAAGGCGTCCCCGGTCTTCGGCGACAACTTCGCCTGGTCCGCCCTGAGCTGCGCCTACTGGCCGGTCAAGGCCACCGGCACGGTCCACCGCATCGAGGCCAAGGGCGCCGACCCGATCGTCGTCGTCGGCACCACCCGCGACCCGGCCACCCCGTACACCTGGGCCAAGGGCCTGGCCGCCCAGCTCTCCAGCGGCACCCTCCTGACCTACGTCGGCGACGGCCACACCGCCTACGGCCGCGGCAGCGACTGCATCGACACCGCCATCAACACCTACCTCCTCGAAGGCACCCCGCCCGCCAAGGGCAAGCGCTGCACGTGA
- a CDS encoding DNA polymerase III subunit delta' gives MAVWDDVVGQERVTAQLAAAARDADAIVAAGTAAHEASSGEPGAAAERTGSQMTHAWLFTGPPGSGRAAAARAFAAALQCVSPDRALGGAPGCGFCDGCHTTLVGTHADVEIVRTDLLSIGVKETRDLVRRASLSPAGGRWQVIVLEDADRLTEGAGNVLLKAVEEPAPRTVWLLCAPSIEDVLPTIRSRCRHLSLRTPPVGAVADVLVRRDGIDPEAAARAARATQGHIDRARRLATDERARARRAAVLKLPLRVDDIGGCLKAAQELIDAAGEDAKQVAEEVDAKETEELRAALGAAAGTGGRLPRGTAGAMKELQDRQKRRATRTQRDSLDLALVDLTAFYRDVLALQMGATVPLANDEVGDGLRRIAGNSTPERTLRRIEAVIACRAALERNVAPLLAVEAMTVALRAG, from the coding sequence ATGGCGGTATGGGACGACGTGGTCGGCCAGGAGCGGGTGACGGCGCAGCTCGCCGCGGCCGCACGCGACGCGGACGCCATCGTGGCCGCCGGGACCGCGGCCCACGAGGCGTCGTCCGGCGAGCCGGGGGCCGCGGCGGAGCGGACCGGCTCCCAGATGACGCACGCCTGGCTGTTCACGGGCCCGCCCGGATCCGGCCGGGCCGCCGCCGCCCGCGCCTTCGCCGCCGCCCTCCAGTGCGTCAGCCCGGACCGCGCCCTCGGGGGCGCCCCCGGTTGCGGCTTCTGCGACGGCTGCCACACCACCCTCGTCGGTACCCACGCCGACGTCGAGATCGTCCGCACGGACCTGCTCTCCATCGGCGTCAAGGAGACCCGCGACCTGGTCCGCCGGGCCTCGCTCTCCCCGGCCGGCGGCCGCTGGCAGGTGATCGTCCTGGAGGACGCCGACCGCCTCACCGAGGGCGCGGGCAACGTCCTGCTCAAGGCCGTCGAGGAGCCCGCCCCCCGCACGGTCTGGCTCCTCTGCGCCCCCTCCATCGAGGACGTCCTCCCCACCATCCGCTCCCGCTGCCGTCACCTCTCGCTGCGCACGCCCCCGGTCGGCGCGGTCGCCGACGTCCTCGTCCGCCGCGACGGCATCGATCCGGAGGCCGCCGCCCGCGCCGCCCGCGCCACCCAGGGGCACATCGACCGGGCCCGCCGGCTCGCCACCGACGAGCGGGCCCGGGCCCGCCGGGCGGCCGTCCTGAAGCTCCCGCTCCGCGTCGACGACATCGGCGGCTGCCTCAAGGCCGCACAGGAGCTGATCGACGCCGCCGGCGAGGACGCCAAGCAGGTCGCCGAGGAGGTCGACGCCAAGGAGACCGAGGAGCTGCGCGCCGCACTCGGCGCCGCGGCCGGCACCGGGGGCCGGCTGCCCCGCGGCACCGCGGGCGCCATGAAGGAGCTCCAGGACAGGCAGAAGCGCCGCGCCACCCGCACCCAGCGCGACAGCCTCGACCTCGCGCTGGTCGACCTCACCGCCTTCTACCGCGACGTCCTCGCCCTCCAGATGGGTGCCACCGTCCCGCTCGCCAACGACGAGGTCGGCGACGGCCTCCGGCGCATCGCCGGCAATTCGACCCCCGAGCGCACCCTGCGCCGCATAGAAGCGGTGATCGCCTGCCGGGCGGCCCTGGAGCGCAATGTCGCGCCGCTGCTCGCCGTCGAGGCCATGACGGTCGCGCTCCGGGCGGGCTGA
- the tmk gene encoding dTMP kinase: protein MTRAEQPTVVTPTSDALAADSRERAVRALLRFPPLKRLWSAQFVGGVGDALSLLVLVVLALQAALYVPLGGQAAFGGGYRGAALAVTAVFGVRMLATLLFGAVLLGPLSALTSPAAKRAGGPPSDGPLDRRWTMIAADGLRLALLVVAPLWIDWTPTSALAWLLVTVFVSGVAERFWTVARESAAPALLPAPPPEGAAVRPLPDNMDALRRLSLRTGFVALPIAAAALLVCALVGRLLGTGVEWFHVHQVALGSYVAAGLFAASVSILYFIELPDGATPRPRSPLEGLRRPRSASATAKTGGAPERGRTGAIPLLVAACAAVAAAIAAAAAVSVLHAADLGAGPAGYGLLVLALTGGTAVGIRGARRVLPGFSRRRLLSMAVAATGLLLLAMGLVPDTTSVLVLALLAGVAAGVAANTGHVLLDQETEPARIARTTEHLQAVVRLSIGLAAIVAPLLAGVIGRHEIGSGAFVFAHGGAAFTLMLVGALLLPVAAWVLGRTDDRQGVPFRHDLREAVRGGDPAQATAATGFFIALEGGDGAGKSTQVEALAEWIRGKGHEVVVTREPGATAIGKRLRSIILDVSTSGLSDRAEALMFAADRAEHVDSVVRPALDRGAVVITDRYIDSSVAYQGAGRNLAPTEIARINRWATGGLVPNLTVLLDIAPDAARERFTEAPDRMESEPAEFHERVRNGFLTLAAADPARYLVVDAAQDPEDVTTVLRHRLDQVLPLSEAEIKARDEARKAAEEEARRQAEEEAARKAEEERLERERQAQLAKLRAEEEERKRREAEEARAREAARQAEEARKRAEEARQAAEEERKRREAEEKARLAEQERLRKEHEEQARLRREAEERRLEKQRKAEEALLRAEQARIAAAEAAAAAEAKAKAAAAESAEAPTAETDVTQLRKRMAVEDGSEAGTRSATGADGGSGSSGSSGGAGASGSSGSSGGAGASGSGSAGSGADPDSERTAALPRPEPRDAHGPADETAVLPVRDGARDARRGGGADSEETAVLPPVREDDPADRVPPWMFAQENGAAAGSAADAGAAEGGAERTRELPQIDPETGRPAEPPRRGRPRPEWAEETPLDDLPSLADELLGPRGDDADHDTGGNGRRRGRRG from the coding sequence ATGACGCGTGCCGAGCAGCCAACGGTCGTGACCCCCACATCAGACGCCCTCGCAGCCGATTCCCGCGAGCGCGCCGTACGTGCCCTGCTCCGCTTCCCCCCACTGAAGCGGTTGTGGAGCGCCCAGTTCGTCGGGGGTGTCGGCGATGCCCTGTCCTTGCTTGTCCTGGTGGTCCTCGCCCTCCAGGCGGCGCTCTACGTACCGCTGGGCGGCCAGGCCGCGTTCGGCGGCGGGTATCGGGGTGCCGCCCTCGCGGTGACCGCCGTCTTCGGCGTGCGGATGCTGGCGACCCTGCTGTTCGGCGCCGTCCTGCTCGGCCCGCTGTCCGCGCTCACCTCCCCCGCTGCCAAACGCGCGGGGGGACCCCCATCGGACGGACCGCTGGACCGCCGCTGGACGATGATCGCCGCGGACGGTCTGCGGCTCGCGCTGCTGGTCGTCGCCCCCCTGTGGATCGACTGGACGCCGACCAGCGCGCTGGCCTGGCTGCTGGTGACGGTCTTCGTCAGCGGCGTCGCCGAGCGTTTCTGGACGGTGGCCCGGGAGAGCGCCGCGCCGGCCCTGCTGCCCGCGCCGCCCCCGGAGGGCGCCGCCGTCCGGCCGCTGCCCGACAACATGGACGCGCTGCGCCGGCTGTCGCTGCGCACCGGCTTCGTCGCGCTGCCGATCGCGGCCGCCGCCCTGCTGGTGTGCGCCCTGGTCGGGCGGCTGCTGGGGACCGGCGTGGAGTGGTTCCACGTGCACCAGGTGGCCCTGGGCTCGTACGTCGCGGCCGGACTGTTCGCCGCGTCGGTCTCGATCCTCTACTTCATCGAGCTGCCCGACGGGGCCACGCCGCGGCCGCGCTCCCCCCTGGAGGGCCTGCGCCGGCCGAGGTCCGCCTCGGCGACGGCCAAGACGGGTGGCGCGCCCGAGCGGGGCCGCACCGGGGCGATCCCGCTGCTGGTGGCGGCCTGCGCGGCGGTGGCCGCCGCGATCGCCGCGGCCGCCGCGGTCTCCGTCCTGCACGCCGCCGACCTGGGCGCCGGGCCGGCCGGCTACGGGCTGCTGGTGCTCGCGCTGACCGGCGGCACGGCCGTCGGCATCCGTGGCGCACGCAGGGTGCTGCCCGGCTTCTCGCGGCGCCGGCTGCTGTCCATGGCGGTCGCCGCCACCGGTCTGCTGCTGCTGGCCATGGGGCTGGTGCCGGACACCACCTCGGTGCTGGTGCTCGCGCTGCTGGCCGGCGTCGCCGCCGGTGTCGCCGCCAACACGGGCCACGTGCTGCTGGACCAGGAGACCGAGCCGGCCCGCATCGCGCGGACGACCGAGCACCTCCAGGCCGTCGTCCGGCTCTCCATCGGGCTGGCCGCCATCGTCGCGCCCCTTCTGGCCGGGGTCATCGGCCGGCACGAGATCGGCAGCGGCGCCTTCGTCTTCGCGCACGGCGGCGCCGCGTTCACGCTGATGCTGGTCGGCGCGCTGCTGCTGCCGGTCGCCGCCTGGGTGCTGGGCCGGACCGACGACCGGCAGGGCGTCCCGTTCCGGCACGACCTGCGGGAGGCGGTGCGCGGCGGCGACCCGGCGCAGGCCACCGCGGCCACCGGTTTCTTCATCGCCCTGGAGGGCGGCGACGGGGCCGGGAAGTCCACCCAGGTCGAGGCCCTCGCGGAGTGGATCCGCGGCAAGGGCCACGAGGTCGTGGTGACCCGGGAGCCGGGCGCCACCGCCATCGGCAAGCGGCTGCGCTCGATCATCCTGGACGTGTCCACGTCCGGGCTCTCGGACCGCGCCGAGGCGCTGATGTTCGCCGCCGACCGCGCCGAGCACGTCGACAGCGTCGTCCGGCCGGCGCTGGACCGCGGCGCGGTGGTGATCACCGACCGCTACATCGACTCGTCGGTGGCCTACCAGGGCGCCGGCCGGAACCTCGCGCCCACCGAGATCGCCCGGATCAACCGCTGGGCGACCGGCGGCCTGGTCCCGAACCTGACCGTCCTGCTGGACATCGCCCCGGACGCGGCCCGCGAGCGCTTCACCGAGGCGCCGGACCGTATGGAGTCCGAGCCGGCCGAGTTCCACGAGCGGGTGCGCAACGGCTTCCTCACCCTGGCCGCCGCCGACCCCGCGCGCTATCTGGTCGTCGACGCGGCCCAGGACCCGGAGGACGTCACCACCGTCCTCCGCCACCGGCTCGACCAGGTCCTCCCGCTCTCCGAGGCCGAGATCAAGGCCCGGGACGAGGCCCGTAAGGCGGCCGAGGAGGAGGCCCGCCGCCAGGCCGAGGAGGAGGCCGCGCGCAAGGCGGAGGAGGAGCGCCTGGAGCGCGAGCGCCAGGCGCAGCTCGCCAAGCTGCGCGCCGAGGAAGAGGAGCGCAAGCGGCGGGAGGCCGAAGAGGCCAGGGCGCGTGAGGCCGCCCGCCAGGCCGAGGAGGCCCGTAAGCGCGCCGAGGAGGCCCGCCAGGCCGCCGAGGAGGAGCGCAAGCGGCGCGAGGCGGAGGAGAAGGCCCGCCTGGCCGAGCAGGAGCGGCTGCGCAAGGAGCACGAGGAGCAGGCGCGGCTGCGCCGGGAGGCCGAGGAGCGCCGCCTGGAGAAGCAGCGCAAGGCCGAGGAGGCGCTGCTGCGCGCCGAGCAGGCCCGGATCGCGGCGGCCGAGGCGGCGGCCGCGGCCGAGGCGAAGGCCAAGGCGGCGGCCGCGGAGTCGGCCGAGGCGCCGACGGCCGAGACGGATGTGACGCAGCTGCGGAAGCGGATGGCGGTGGAGGACGGCTCGGAGGCGGGGACCCGGAGCGCGACGGGGGCCGATGGCGGCTCCGGTTCCTCCGGCTCGTCGGGTGGGGCCGGTGCTTCCGGCTCGTCCGGTTCCTCCGGTGGGGCCGGTGCTTCCGGTTCCGGTTCCGCCGGTTCCGGCGCCGACCCGGACAGCGAGCGGACGGCGGCGCTGCCGCGGCCCGAGCCGCGGGACGCGCACGGCCCGGCGGACGAGACGGCGGTGCTGCCCGTACGGGACGGCGCCCGGGACGCCCGCCGGGGAGGCGGCGCGGACTCCGAGGAGACCGCCGTGCTGCCGCCCGTCCGGGAGGACGATCCGGCGGACCGGGTGCCGCCGTGGATGTTCGCCCAGGAGAACGGCGCGGCCGCCGGCTCCGCCGCGGACGCCGGAGCGGCCGAGGGCGGCGCCGAGCGGACCCGCGAACTCCCGCAGATCGACCCGGAGACCGGCCGCCCGGCGGAGCCCCCGCGGCGCGGCCGCCCCCGCCCCGAGTGGGCGGAGGAGACCCCGTTGGACGACCTGCCGTCCCTCGCCGACGAACTGCTCGGCCCGCGCGGGGACGACGCCGACCACGACACGGGCGGGAACGGCCGCCGCCGGGGCCGACGCGGCTGA
- the topA gene encoding type I DNA topoisomerase, whose protein sequence is MSPTSETAEGGGRRLVIVESPAKAKTIKGYLGPGYVVEASVGHIRDLPNGAAEVPAKYKGESWARLGVNVDADFQPIYVVNTDKKDQVKKLKALLAESDELFLATDEDREGEAIAWHLQEILKPKVPVHRMVFHEITKDAIREAVANPRDLNQKLVDAQETRRILDRLYGYEVSPVLWKKVMPRLSAGRVQSVATRLVVERERERIAFRSAEYWDLTGTFSTGRAGDASDPSTLTARLTTVDGRRVAQGRDFGPNGQLKDQEGSEATSGKGGGRRAGVLHLDEANARALAAALEQTSFSVRSVESKPYRRSPYAPFRTTTLQQEASRKLGFGAKATMQVAQKLYENGFITYMRTDSTTLSDTAVAAARAQVTQLYGAGYLPEKPRTYAGKVKNAQEAHEAIRPSGDRFRTPAETGLTGDQFRLYELIWKRTVASQMKDATGNSVTVKIGGQAADGRDTEFSASGKTITFHGFLKAYVEGADDPNAELDDRERRLPQVAEGDALAAREITADGHATKPPARYTEATLVKELEEREIGRPSTYASIIGTILDRGYVFKKGTALVPSFLSFAVVNLLEKHFGRLVDYDFTAKMEDDLDRIARGEAQAVPWLRRFYFGEGAGAGEGGAADAGNGDGDHLGGLKELVTDLGAIDAREISSFPVGSGITLRVGRYGPYVERGEKDEEGHQRADVPDDLAPDELTVEYAEELLAKPSGDYELGMDPQSGHQIVAKDGRYGPYVTEVLPEGTPKTGKNAVKPRTASLFKSMSLDTVTLADALKLMSLPRVVGADAEGVEITAQNGRYGPYLKKGTDSRSLEREEQLFTITLDEALAIYAQPKQRGRAAAKPPLKELGTDPVSGKPVVVKDGRFGAYVTDGETNATLRRDDDVETITPERGYELLAEKRAKGPAKKTAKKAPAKKTAAKKTAAKKTAAKKTAAKKTAAKKTTAKKAAATAAKKTAAPAED, encoded by the coding sequence TTGTCCCCGACCAGCGAGACCGCAGAGGGCGGCGGCCGCCGACTCGTCATCGTCGAGTCGCCTGCCAAGGCGAAGACGATCAAGGGCTACCTCGGCCCCGGCTATGTGGTCGAGGCCAGCGTCGGGCACATCCGCGACCTCCCGAACGGTGCGGCCGAGGTTCCGGCGAAGTACAAGGGCGAGTCCTGGGCCCGCCTCGGCGTGAACGTCGACGCCGACTTCCAGCCGATCTACGTGGTCAACACCGACAAGAAGGACCAGGTCAAGAAGCTCAAGGCGCTGCTTGCCGAGTCCGACGAACTCTTCCTCGCCACCGATGAGGACCGCGAGGGCGAAGCCATCGCGTGGCACCTCCAGGAGATCCTCAAGCCGAAGGTCCCGGTCCACCGGATGGTCTTCCACGAGATCACCAAGGACGCCATCCGCGAGGCCGTCGCCAACCCCCGCGACCTCAACCAGAAGCTGGTCGACGCCCAGGAGACCCGCCGGATCCTCGACCGCCTCTACGGCTACGAGGTCTCCCCGGTGCTGTGGAAGAAGGTCATGCCCCGGCTGTCCGCCGGCCGGGTGCAGTCGGTGGCGACCCGTCTCGTCGTCGAGCGGGAGCGCGAGCGCATCGCCTTCCGCTCCGCCGAGTACTGGGACCTGACCGGCACGTTCTCCACCGGCCGGGCCGGTGACGCCAGCGACCCGTCGACGCTGACCGCCCGGCTGACGACGGTCGACGGCCGCCGGGTCGCGCAGGGCCGGGACTTCGGCCCCAACGGGCAGCTGAAGGATCAAGAGGGGAGCGAAGCGACTTCCGGCAAGGGTGGTGGGCGACGGGCGGGCGTCCTCCACCTGGACGAGGCGAACGCGCGGGCGCTGGCCGCCGCCCTGGAGCAGACCTCGTTCTCGGTCCGCTCGGTCGAGTCCAAGCCGTACCGCCGCTCGCCGTACGCGCCGTTCCGGACGACCACCCTCCAGCAGGAGGCCAGCCGCAAGCTCGGCTTCGGCGCCAAGGCCACCATGCAGGTCGCGCAGAAGCTGTACGAGAACGGCTTCATCACCTATATGCGTACGGACTCCACCACGCTCTCGGACACCGCGGTCGCCGCGGCCCGGGCGCAGGTGACGCAGCTGTACGGCGCCGGGTACCTCCCCGAGAAGCCGCGCACGTACGCCGGCAAGGTCAAGAACGCGCAGGAGGCGCACGAGGCGATCCGCCCCTCCGGCGACCGCTTCCGCACGCCCGCCGAGACCGGGCTGACCGGCGACCAGTTCCGGCTCTACGAGCTGATCTGGAAGCGGACCGTCGCCTCCCAGATGAAGGACGCGACCGGCAACTCCGTCACCGTCAAGATCGGCGGGCAGGCCGCGGACGGCCGGGACACCGAGTTCAGCGCGTCCGGCAAGACCATCACCTTCCACGGCTTCCTCAAGGCGTACGTCGAGGGCGCCGACGACCCGAACGCCGAGCTGGACGACCGTGAGCGGCGGCTGCCGCAGGTCGCCGAGGGCGACGCGCTGGCCGCCCGGGAGATCACCGCCGACGGCCACGCCACCAAGCCGCCCGCCCGCTACACCGAGGCCACGCTGGTCAAGGAGCTGGAGGAGCGGGAGATCGGCCGCCCGTCGACGTACGCGTCGATCATCGGCACGATCCTGGACCGCGGTTACGTCTTCAAGAAGGGGACGGCGCTGGTGCCGTCGTTCCTCTCCTTCGCGGTGGTCAACCTCCTGGAGAAGCACTTCGGCCGGCTGGTCGACTACGACTTCACCGCCAAGATGGAGGACGACCTCGACCGCATCGCCCGCGGCGAGGCGCAGGCCGTGCCGTGGCTGCGGCGCTTCTACTTCGGCGAGGGCGCAGGCGCCGGCGAGGGCGGTGCGGCGGACGCCGGGAACGGCGACGGCGACCATCTCGGCGGCCTGAAGGAGCTGGTCACGGACCTGGGCGCGATCGACGCCCGGGAGATCTCGTCGTTCCCGGTGGGCAGCGGCATCACGCTGCGGGTCGGCCGCTACGGCCCGTACGTCGAGCGCGGCGAGAAGGACGAGGAGGGCCACCAGCGGGCCGACGTCCCGGACGACCTGGCGCCCGACGAGCTGACGGTGGAGTACGCCGAGGAGCTGCTGGCCAAGCCGAGCGGCGACTACGAGCTGGGCATGGACCCGCAGAGCGGGCACCAGATCGTGGCGAAGGACGGCCGCTACGGCCCCTACGTCACCGAGGTGCTGCCCGAGGGCACCCCGAAGACCGGCAAGAACGCGGTCAAGCCGCGCACCGCCTCGCTCTTCAAGTCGATGTCCCTGGACACCGTGACCCTGGCGGACGCGCTCAAGCTGATGTCGCTGCCGCGGGTCGTCGGCGCCGACGCCGAGGGCGTGGAGATCACCGCACAGAACGGCCGTTACGGCCCGTACCTGAAGAAGGGCACCGACTCGCGTTCCCTGGAGCGCGAGGAGCAGCTCTTCACGATCACCCTCGACGAGGCGCTGGCGATCTACGCGCAGCCCAAGCAGCGCGGCCGGGCCGCCGCCAAGCCGCCGCTGAAGGAGCTGGGCACGGACCCGGTGAGCGGCAAGCCGGTGGTGGTCAAGGACGGCCGGTTCGGCGCGTACGTCACCGACGGCGAGACCAACGCGACGCTGCGGCGGGACGACGACGTCGAGACGATCACGCCCGAGCGCGGTTACGAGCTGCTGGCGGAGAAGCGCGCCAAGGGGCCGGCGAAGAAGACCGCCAAGAAGGCGCCGGCCAAGAAGACGGCCGCGAAGAAGACCGCGGCGAAGAAGACCGCCGCCAAGAAGACCGCGGCGAAGAAGACGGCGGCCAAGAAGACCACCGCGAAGAAGGCCGCGGCGACCGCGGCGAAGAAGACCGCGGCCCCGGCCGAGGACTGA